The Anopheles gambiae chromosome 2, idAnoGambNW_F1_1, whole genome shotgun sequence genomic sequence CCATGTACCTGAACCTGCTGATATCGGGCGGCGAGGGAACGGCTTCGCGCGTCATCATACACGACGAGATGCACCACAGCGTGCGGCGCGCCTACCGCATCGTTGCGCCACTGTTCGAAGAGATCTGCCTGGTGGATCAGAACATGTTCGGCAAGCCGGAGGGCGTGCGGAAGCTGCTGGCGCTCGTGCAGGATGCATCTGTGCGGGCGGAGCTGGAAAAGCGCTTCAAAGCGGTGGCGAACGATTCGAAGGGCGTGTGGAAGGAGTTCGTGGCGTACTTTGACGAACTACGCATGtccggcaacagcaacaggtaCCGGCGGTTCAAGTTCATCGTGGAGGAAGTAACGCTTGCGTTCACCTACCCGCGGCTCGACATTAACGTCACGAAGGGCTTTAACCATCTGCTGAAGTCGCCCTTCTGCGTGCATCCGAAGACGGGCAAGGTGTGCATACCCTTCAACCCGAACATTGCCTCCAAGTTTGATCCGACCGATGTGCCAACGATAATGTAAGCTATTGCACAAGTTTGCGAATTATGCGCAGGATTATGCGTACACGCGTAATGTGtaacaccttttttttttggtcattacAGCGATCTCCTGAAGGAAGTGAACGCATTCGACGAAAAGAACACGGTGGAGGGCGAGGAGAACAGGTCGAAGATTAAGGACTACAAGAAAACGAGCATGTTCAAGGGAACGGTCATATTCGAGGAGTTTCTCCGCAAGCTCGAGCAAACGTTCAAAGGCAAGGCGGCGGCACTGAGCGACATGAAGATGGAGTTCTAAGTACGGTCTCGGGTGTTACATTTCGTCGCTGCGTGGCTTAAATAAATGCCGGCCCAGGGCGGATAAGgtgagcacacgcacaccctgTTCATTGCCCGGCGTATGTCGTAATGAGTGTGCAAATagctatttttttgtattcgtcCGAAGTTATGTAAATTGTTGCCCCAATTGCCCCCTAACAACAGACATACACAGACGATTGAACGAGTTCGAGGAGGGAAAATGAATGGATTTCCTTTTATGGAACTATGCTTTGTCCCTTTGTACTGTTCTGTTTCTAGGCAAACAACTATAAATCCACTGGCCACTGTCGTAAGCTTAGGCCGGGTACTTGCtgttgtgctgttggtttAAATAGTAAATCCCCATTCTACCCGTTCATAACGTAGAACGGATGTAACAAATGCGCACCATACGGAAAGACGCTAAGAACACAGGCGAAGCAACACGCTATTAGCCATTGCGTTGCGGCGTTGGACACTTTCGTAAACACAACGTAACatggcttttgtgtgtgtgtgctttgttgtCGCCCTATTCCCGCGCTGAACGATATAACAACCGCGTACCCAAGAGTGTCCCTTGTTGAGCCCATCTTCCTTCCACTGTGGCCGTCGTATGGCTTCCGGAAAGCCGTTGTCGTTATCCCAAGAGGGCCGTAGGAAATCAGTATCAACGCGACTTTCAAACGGAACGAACACGCACCTACCACAGCTCTGCGGAAGTGACTCTTAGCAAAGCAATTTGGTTCCCGTTTTTCACAACCTATTGCAATACCGCGCTAAAAACGTGAAACGTGTCCGTGGTTGAAAAGTGGAATCTGAATCCTTTTTGGATAATAGAACCAGAACCCAAAATCAGGATTATCGCGAGTTCGAGTATGCTTTATAGTGGCCGGTTGGCTAAACGCAATCCTTGCTCAGTTCCGTTCGCTATCGCACTGCTAGCGCTGTGCCTGTGCCTCTCGCCGGTTCAATGTTTGCCGAAAGTGTTCCGGAGCAATGAGATCTGCGGCGTGTACAATGGCCACCGGGTGTACTTCGAGCTGGGCGATCGTGGCCAACTGCAGGCGACCAATGTGTCCGTGCCTTACGTAAGTGTCctcgcggtggtggtgcaatGCAATCGATTTCTGTGAGTCATTTAAGGCCGTTAATTGGATTACCGTGCCAATTATAACGCGTCAAACGCGGCGAATGTTGTAGCGCCAGAAATCAAACGGAAACGTGGAGTGATCGATGACGTATCCATGACGAACGTACTGTTTTTCAATTGGTTTCAAAATTCAACCTCTAATGGACTGTGAATGCATGTGGGAATGAAAGTATTGGAACGAGTTTTCCGCAATTAGTGTCTTTAGTTGATACTAGATTATGAGTGAGTCATGTACGGTGACCTAATGGACAATGGCTGCATATCAAAGTTCAAGGCCTATAAGCTGGCTTAGACGTACTAAGACGCACCAAGGACTGTTGTTACCTGACGCGCGTGTGTTGCTTTCAACGGATGAATGACAGTTACCTAAACGGATGGTGGAAGTGAAGtgcaaaacaagaaacataTAACTTTCTTTAGATTAGAGTATAGCGGCTCTGTATCAATATTGCTAGCGAGAAATAAAATACAGCAATAACTGGACGTTGTGGAACTGGTTCTTTAGTCCAGCAGCTAACACCAAGGCTTCATGTCATGCTTGTCCTGCGTTCAAATCTTGTACAGATCGAGTGCACCAACCTCTTCTTAAATGGGGCCAAAGCCCAAATTCTTTGATATCAATAGAGACGGACCTGATTTGGCTTGGCAAAGAGAGAAACAGTCGTAGAAAATCCGGGATACggatataaatatatatgaGGATGTGACTGGCTTGTACAAAGATCCCCTAAACACCTAACTTTCTTAAAAGCTTTATAGAGAAGTCGAAGATTTCTTACAAAACCTGTGATATTCAGTTGTTTTTACAGTACAGTTGGACGTACATCTTGTCTAATTCTATTTCACTTAAAGTCTAAATTGAATCATTAGAGTGATAAAATTTAACTAAATAACGGAAAAAAGAATTTACCTATCCCTAATTCGTTATGACTACATCATTTTTCCTCCAACCTTCCAGATCCCT encodes the following:
- the LOC1276738 gene encoding DNA primase small subunit, translating into MPELEDSTVKPKATFDPNILQDLLPLYYKRLFPHKQFYRWMSYGRSESSVFSNREFSFTLQDDIYIRYQSFETQQELEREICSKAPFKIDIGAVYNIRPKDHRGSTAIQPVQRELVFDIDMTDYDDIRTCCNEANVCQLCWKFMSIACRVLDEALREDFGFEHLLWVFSGRRGIHCWVSDKAARHLDTAARSAIAMYLNLLISGGEGTASRVIIHDEMHHSVRRAYRIVAPLFEEICLVDQNMFGKPEGVRKLLALVQDASVRAELEKRFKAVANDSKGVWKEFVAYFDELRMSGNSNRYRRFKFIVEEVTLAFTYPRLDINVTKGFNHLLKSPFCVHPKTGKVCIPFNPNIASKFDPTDVPTIIDLLKEVNAFDEKNTVEGEENRSKIKDYKKTSMFKGTVIFEEFLRKLEQTFKGKAAALSDMKMEF